One Anomalospiza imberbis isolate Cuckoo-Finch-1a 21T00152 unplaced genomic scaffold, ASM3175350v1 scaffold_85, whole genome shotgun sequence genomic region harbors:
- the ZNF532 gene encoding zinc finger protein 532 isoform X2 yields the protein MAMGDMKTPDFDDLLAAFDIPDMVDPKAAIESGHDDHESHIKQNAHADEDSHVPSSSDVGVSVIVKNVRTIDSSEGLDKDGHHSTGNSLHNGFLTSAALESYTKDEGKSLKDDGSASETTLKDSAFNQFSPISSAEEFDDDERIEVDDPPDKEEIRANFRANVLAGSLSQQEYDKLKALGGENLIKSGITVSSSIDKNKAGKRETETSSVNLGVYEPFKTRKTEDKLLKDNSEKLLENRVLDGKLSTEKCDTNLASISQSKAKSSAKLSSCIAAIAALSAKKAATDSSKDLQSNSGESSPLPKDTSESPRAIEKSPESQSLIDGAKKPSVKPPDSPRSVSSENSSKGSPSSPAGSTPAIPKVRIKTIKTSSGEIKRTVTRVLPEVDLDSGKKPEQSASLVTSMTSLLSSPTSAAVLSSPPRAPLQSSVVTNAVGSAELAPKQVTIKPVATAFLPVSAVKTAGSQVINLKLANNTTVKATVISAASVQSASSAIIKAANAIQQQTVVVPASSLASAKLVPKTVHLANLNLLPQGAQTTSELRQVLTKPQQQIKQAIISAAASQPSKKVSRVQVVSSLQSSVVEAFNKVLSSVNPVPVYIPNLSPPANAGITLPTRGYKCLECGDSFALEKSLTQHYDRRSVRIEVTCNHCTKNLVFYNKCSLLSHARGHKEKGVVMQCSHLILKPVPADQMIASPSSNTAAAMLQSAGGAGTHSVTKIQTGLTGTVISAPASSPVIPAMPLDEDPSKLCRHSLKCLECNEVFQDETSLATHFQQAADTSGQKTCNICQMLLPNQCSFASHQRIHQHKSPYTCPECGAICRSVHFQTHVTKNCLHYTRRVGFRCVHCNVVYSDVAALKSHIQGCHCEVFYKCPICPMAFKSAPSTHSHAYTQHPGIKIGEPKIIYKCSMCDTVFTLQPLLYRHFDQHIENQKVSVFKCPDCSLLYAQKQLMMDHIKSMHGTLKSVEGPPNLGINLPLGTKPTTQNSASHNKEDTKSVNGTEKLEKKSPSPIKKAEPKKVTSPGWTCWECDRLFTQRDVYISHMRKEHGKQMKKHPCRQCDKSFSSSHSLCRHNRIKHKGIRKVYTCSHCPDSRRTFTKRLMLEKHIQLMHGIKDPDVKEMTESTNMEEREVKEDTKVPSPKRKLEEPVMEFRPPRGAITQPLKKLKINVFKVHKCAVCGFTTENLLQFHEHIPQHKSDGSSYQCRECGLCYTSHVSLSRHLFIVHKLKEPQPVSKQNGSGEDNQQENKPNHEDDSSNSAASDRRCKVCAKTFETEAALNTHMRTHGMAFIKSKRMSSADK from the exons ATGGCCATGGGGGATATGAAGACCCCAGATTTTGATGACCTTCTTGCAGCCTTTGACATACCAGACATGGTAGATCCCAAAGCAGCTATTGAATCTGGACATGATGACCACGAAAGCCACATAAAACAAAATGCTCACGCAGATGAAGACTCCCATGTCCCATCATCATCTGATGTTGGGGTGAGCGTCATTGTGAAAAACGTGCGTACTATTGATTCTTCCGAAGGTCTAGATAAGGATGGCCACCATTCCACAGGCAATAGCTTGCACAATGGCTTTCTAACATCAGCAGCTCTTGAGAGTTACACTAAAGATGAAGGGAAATCACTTAAAGATGATGGGTCAGCTTCTGAAACTACACTGAAGGATTCAGCTTTTAACCAGTTCAGCCCAATATCAAGTGCAGAAGAATTTGATGATGATGAGAGAATTGAGGTGGATGACCCCCCGGATAAAGAGGAGATACGTGCAAATTTCAGAGCAAATGTCTTGGCAGGATCTCTGTCGCAGCAGGAATATGACAAACTAAAGGCACTTGGAGGGGAGAACTTAATTAAATCTGGAATCACTGTTTCAAGTAGTATAGATAAAAATAAAGCTGGTAAACGAGAGACAGAGACAAGCTCCGTGAATTTAGGTGTCTATGAGCCTTTTAAAACTCGAAAAACAGAGGACAAGTTACTAAAAGACAATTCTGAGAAGCTTCTTGAAAACAGGGTACTTGATGGAAAACTGAGTACTGAAAAATGTGACACAAATCTTGCCAGCATTTCCCAGTCCAAAGCGAAGTCATCAGCAAAGCTTTCGTCCTGCATTGCTGCAATCGCAGCACTGAGTGCTAAAAAGGCAGCTACAGATAGCAGTAAGGATTTACAGTCTAATTCAGGAGAGTCTTCTCCATTACCAAAAGACACGAGTGAAAGTCCCCGGGCTATTGAAAAATCTCCGGAGTCTCAGAGTCTCATTGATGGTGCTAAGAAGCCATCTGTCAAACCGCCCGATAGTCCCAGAAGTGTCTCAAGTGAGAATAGTAGCAAAGGGTCTCCATCTTCTCCCGCAGGGTCAACACCAGCAATTCCTAAGGTTCGCATAAAAACCATCAAGACTTCTTCTGGGGAGATCAAGAGAACTGTTACTAGAGTGTTGCCAGAAGTTGATTTGGACTCTGGTAAAAAGCCGGAGCAGAGTGCTTCCCTGGTAACCTCCATGACATCTCTCCTGTCCTCACCGACTTCCGCTGCcgttctctcctctcctcccagaGCTCCTCTGCAGTCCTCTGTTGTCACCAATGCAGTTGGATCTGCTGAACTTGCCCCCAAACAGGTGACTATCAAACCCGTGGCTACTGCCTTCCTGCCCGTTTCGGCAGTGAAAACTGCAGGTTCTCAAGTGATCAATCTGAAGTTGGCTaacaacaccacagtgaaagcCACTGTCATCTCTGCTGCGTCCGTACAGAGCGCCAGCAGCGCCATTATCAAAGCTGCCAACGCCATCCAGCAGCAGACGGTTGTGGTGCCAGCATCAAGCCTTGCCAGTGCCAAACTTGTGCCAAAGACAGTCCATCTTGCCAACCTTAACCTTTTGCCTCAGGGTGCTCAAACCACCTCTGAACTGCGCCAAGTGCTAACAAAACCCCAGCAGCAAATCAAGCAGGCAATAATTTCTGCAGCCGCCTCCCAGCCTTCGAAAAAAGTGTCTCGAGTGCAGGTGGTGTCATCTCTACAGAGCTCTGTAGTGGAAGCATTCAATAAGGTGCTGAGCAGTGTCAATCCCGTACCGGTTTACATCCCAAACCTTAGCCCCCCTGCTAATGCCGGAATCACGCTACCAACACGAGGTTACAAGTGTTTGGAGTGTGGCGACTCGTTTGCTCTCGAGAAGAGCCTGACCCAGCATTATGACAGGAGGAGTGTGCGAATTGAAGTGACTTGTAATCATTGTACAAAGAATTTAGTTTTCTACAATAAATGTAGTCTCCTGTCCCACGCCCGTGGGCACAAGGAGAAAGGCGTCGTGATGCAGTGTTCTCACCTGATCCTAAAACCAGTCCCAGCAGATCAAATGATAGCATCTCCTTCCAGCAATACTGCTGCAGCCATGCTCCAGAGCGCAGGGGGAGCTGGCACGCACTCCGTAACAAAGATCCAGACTGGCTTAACTGGGACAGTGATCTCGGCCCCTGCGAGCTCTCCTGTCATTCCAGCTATGCCGCTAGACGAAGATCCATCAAAACTCTGTAGACATAGTCTAAAGTGTTTGGAGTGCAATGAAGTTTTCCAAGATGAGACATCTCTTGCAACTCATTTCCAGCAGGCCGCAGACACAAGTGGACAA AAGACATGCAATATCTGCCAGATGCTGCTTCCTAACCAGTGCAGTTTTGCATCACACCAGAGAATTCATCAGCATAAATCTCCATACACGTGTCCTGAATGTGGAGCAATCTGCAGATCTGTCCACTTCCAGACCCATGTCACTAAGAACTGCCTGCATTATACCCGAAGAGTTGGTTTTCG CTGCGTGCACTGCAATGTTGTGTACTCTGACGTGGCGGCACTCAAGTCTCATATTCAAGGTTGTCACTGTGAAGTCTTTTACAAGTGTCCTATCTGTCCCATGGCATTTAAATCTGCTCCCAGCACACATTCCCATGCCTACACGCAACACCCGGGTATCAAGATAGGCGAACCAAA AATAATATATAAATGCTCTATGTGTGACACTGTGTTTACTCTACAACCTTTGCTCTATCGCCACTTTGATCAGCACATTGAAAACCAGAAGGTGTCTGTTTTCAAGTGTCCAGACTGTTCTCTTCTATATGCACAGAAACAGCTTATGATGGATCATATCAAG TCTATGCATGGAACTTTGAAAAGTGTTGAGGGGCCACCAAACCTGGGGATAAACCTGCCTCTCGGTACTAAACCCACAACTCAAAACTCAGCCAGTCACAACAAGGAAGACACAAAATCTGTCAACGGAACAGAAAAGTTGGAGAAGAAATCTCCTTCTCCCATAAAGAAAGCAGAACCTAAAAAAGTCACTAGTCCTGGCTGGACGTGTTGGGAGTGTGACAGGCTCTTCACTCAGAGAGACGTTTACATCTCCCACATGAGGAAAGAACATGGAAAG caaatGAAGAAACATCCTTGTCGGCAATGTGACAAATCTTTCAGTTCGTCCCACAGTTTATGTCGGCACAATCGTATCAAGCACAAAGGCATTAGGAAGGTTTATACGTGCTC GCACTGCCCAGATTCGAGACGTACTTTCACCAAGAGGTTGATGTTGGAAAAACATATTCAGTTGATGCACGGCATTAAAGACCCTGATGTGAAAGAAATGACTGAATCTACCAATATGGAAGAAAGGGAAGTAAAAGAAGACACAAAG GTTCCTAGTCCAAAGCGTAAATTGGAAGAACCTGTAATGGAGTTCAGACCTCCACGAGGTGCAATCACTCAGCCATTAAAGAAGCTGaagataaatgtttttaaagttcACAAGTGTGCAGTTTGTGGCTTTACAACAGAAAATCTTCTCCAGTTTCATGAACATATTCCTCAGCATAAATCTGATGGCTCTTCGTACCAATGCAGGGAATGTGGACTCTGCTACACATCTCACGTGTCCCTTTCCAGACACCTCTTCATTGTACATAAGCTGAAGGAGCCTCAGCCAGTATCAAAACAGAATGGGTCTGGGGAGGATAATCagcaagaaaacaaacccaaccatGAGGATGACTCTTCCAACAGTGCAGCATCAGACAGAAGATGCAAAGTGTGTGCAAAGACTTTTGAAACTGAAGCGGCCTTAAACACTCACATGAGAACACATGGCATGGCCTTCATCAAGTCCAAAAGAATGAGTTCAGCTGACAAGTGA
- the ZNF532 gene encoding zinc finger protein 532 isoform X1: protein MRRRCLRREGCRVVPETSIQLQVQPGAEGLCRGRPPTRREPCRAASPAASERRGFQRVGGGGYWCSQSKDLLTIKYMAMGDMKTPDFDDLLAAFDIPDMVDPKAAIESGHDDHESHIKQNAHADEDSHVPSSSDVGVSVIVKNVRTIDSSEGLDKDGHHSTGNSLHNGFLTSAALESYTKDEGKSLKDDGSASETTLKDSAFNQFSPISSAEEFDDDERIEVDDPPDKEEIRANFRANVLAGSLSQQEYDKLKALGGENLIKSGITVSSSIDKNKAGKRETETSSVNLGVYEPFKTRKTEDKLLKDNSEKLLENRVLDGKLSTEKCDTNLASISQSKAKSSAKLSSCIAAIAALSAKKAATDSSKDLQSNSGESSPLPKDTSESPRAIEKSPESQSLIDGAKKPSVKPPDSPRSVSSENSSKGSPSSPAGSTPAIPKVRIKTIKTSSGEIKRTVTRVLPEVDLDSGKKPEQSASLVTSMTSLLSSPTSAAVLSSPPRAPLQSSVVTNAVGSAELAPKQVTIKPVATAFLPVSAVKTAGSQVINLKLANNTTVKATVISAASVQSASSAIIKAANAIQQQTVVVPASSLASAKLVPKTVHLANLNLLPQGAQTTSELRQVLTKPQQQIKQAIISAAASQPSKKVSRVQVVSSLQSSVVEAFNKVLSSVNPVPVYIPNLSPPANAGITLPTRGYKCLECGDSFALEKSLTQHYDRRSVRIEVTCNHCTKNLVFYNKCSLLSHARGHKEKGVVMQCSHLILKPVPADQMIASPSSNTAAAMLQSAGGAGTHSVTKIQTGLTGTVISAPASSPVIPAMPLDEDPSKLCRHSLKCLECNEVFQDETSLATHFQQAADTSGQKTCNICQMLLPNQCSFASHQRIHQHKSPYTCPECGAICRSVHFQTHVTKNCLHYTRRVGFRCVHCNVVYSDVAALKSHIQGCHCEVFYKCPICPMAFKSAPSTHSHAYTQHPGIKIGEPKIIYKCSMCDTVFTLQPLLYRHFDQHIENQKVSVFKCPDCSLLYAQKQLMMDHIKSMHGTLKSVEGPPNLGINLPLGTKPTTQNSASHNKEDTKSVNGTEKLEKKSPSPIKKAEPKKVTSPGWTCWECDRLFTQRDVYISHMRKEHGKQMKKHPCRQCDKSFSSSHSLCRHNRIKHKGIRKVYTCSHCPDSRRTFTKRLMLEKHIQLMHGIKDPDVKEMTESTNMEEREVKEDTKVPSPKRKLEEPVMEFRPPRGAITQPLKKLKINVFKVHKCAVCGFTTENLLQFHEHIPQHKSDGSSYQCRECGLCYTSHVSLSRHLFIVHKLKEPQPVSKQNGSGEDNQQENKPNHEDDSSNSAASDRRCKVCAKTFETEAALNTHMRTHGMAFIKSKRMSSADK, encoded by the exons ATGCGAAGAAGGTGTCTCCGCAGGGAGGGGTGCAGGGTTGTGCCCGAGACCTCTATTCAGTTGCAGGTGCAGCCAGGGGCAGAGGGGCTTTGCCGGGGTCGCCCACCCACCCGGAgggagccctgcagagcagcatctCCCGCAGCCTCCGAGAGGAGGGGGTTTCAGCGCGTAGGCGGAGGTGGTTACTGGTGTTCCCAGAGCAAGG ATTTGCTTACAATCAAATACATGGCCATGGGGGATATGAAGACCCCAGATTTTGATGACCTTCTTGCAGCCTTTGACATACCAGACATGGTAGATCCCAAAGCAGCTATTGAATCTGGACATGATGACCACGAAAGCCACATAAAACAAAATGCTCACGCAGATGAAGACTCCCATGTCCCATCATCATCTGATGTTGGGGTGAGCGTCATTGTGAAAAACGTGCGTACTATTGATTCTTCCGAAGGTCTAGATAAGGATGGCCACCATTCCACAGGCAATAGCTTGCACAATGGCTTTCTAACATCAGCAGCTCTTGAGAGTTACACTAAAGATGAAGGGAAATCACTTAAAGATGATGGGTCAGCTTCTGAAACTACACTGAAGGATTCAGCTTTTAACCAGTTCAGCCCAATATCAAGTGCAGAAGAATTTGATGATGATGAGAGAATTGAGGTGGATGACCCCCCGGATAAAGAGGAGATACGTGCAAATTTCAGAGCAAATGTCTTGGCAGGATCTCTGTCGCAGCAGGAATATGACAAACTAAAGGCACTTGGAGGGGAGAACTTAATTAAATCTGGAATCACTGTTTCAAGTAGTATAGATAAAAATAAAGCTGGTAAACGAGAGACAGAGACAAGCTCCGTGAATTTAGGTGTCTATGAGCCTTTTAAAACTCGAAAAACAGAGGACAAGTTACTAAAAGACAATTCTGAGAAGCTTCTTGAAAACAGGGTACTTGATGGAAAACTGAGTACTGAAAAATGTGACACAAATCTTGCCAGCATTTCCCAGTCCAAAGCGAAGTCATCAGCAAAGCTTTCGTCCTGCATTGCTGCAATCGCAGCACTGAGTGCTAAAAAGGCAGCTACAGATAGCAGTAAGGATTTACAGTCTAATTCAGGAGAGTCTTCTCCATTACCAAAAGACACGAGTGAAAGTCCCCGGGCTATTGAAAAATCTCCGGAGTCTCAGAGTCTCATTGATGGTGCTAAGAAGCCATCTGTCAAACCGCCCGATAGTCCCAGAAGTGTCTCAAGTGAGAATAGTAGCAAAGGGTCTCCATCTTCTCCCGCAGGGTCAACACCAGCAATTCCTAAGGTTCGCATAAAAACCATCAAGACTTCTTCTGGGGAGATCAAGAGAACTGTTACTAGAGTGTTGCCAGAAGTTGATTTGGACTCTGGTAAAAAGCCGGAGCAGAGTGCTTCCCTGGTAACCTCCATGACATCTCTCCTGTCCTCACCGACTTCCGCTGCcgttctctcctctcctcccagaGCTCCTCTGCAGTCCTCTGTTGTCACCAATGCAGTTGGATCTGCTGAACTTGCCCCCAAACAGGTGACTATCAAACCCGTGGCTACTGCCTTCCTGCCCGTTTCGGCAGTGAAAACTGCAGGTTCTCAAGTGATCAATCTGAAGTTGGCTaacaacaccacagtgaaagcCACTGTCATCTCTGCTGCGTCCGTACAGAGCGCCAGCAGCGCCATTATCAAAGCTGCCAACGCCATCCAGCAGCAGACGGTTGTGGTGCCAGCATCAAGCCTTGCCAGTGCCAAACTTGTGCCAAAGACAGTCCATCTTGCCAACCTTAACCTTTTGCCTCAGGGTGCTCAAACCACCTCTGAACTGCGCCAAGTGCTAACAAAACCCCAGCAGCAAATCAAGCAGGCAATAATTTCTGCAGCCGCCTCCCAGCCTTCGAAAAAAGTGTCTCGAGTGCAGGTGGTGTCATCTCTACAGAGCTCTGTAGTGGAAGCATTCAATAAGGTGCTGAGCAGTGTCAATCCCGTACCGGTTTACATCCCAAACCTTAGCCCCCCTGCTAATGCCGGAATCACGCTACCAACACGAGGTTACAAGTGTTTGGAGTGTGGCGACTCGTTTGCTCTCGAGAAGAGCCTGACCCAGCATTATGACAGGAGGAGTGTGCGAATTGAAGTGACTTGTAATCATTGTACAAAGAATTTAGTTTTCTACAATAAATGTAGTCTCCTGTCCCACGCCCGTGGGCACAAGGAGAAAGGCGTCGTGATGCAGTGTTCTCACCTGATCCTAAAACCAGTCCCAGCAGATCAAATGATAGCATCTCCTTCCAGCAATACTGCTGCAGCCATGCTCCAGAGCGCAGGGGGAGCTGGCACGCACTCCGTAACAAAGATCCAGACTGGCTTAACTGGGACAGTGATCTCGGCCCCTGCGAGCTCTCCTGTCATTCCAGCTATGCCGCTAGACGAAGATCCATCAAAACTCTGTAGACATAGTCTAAAGTGTTTGGAGTGCAATGAAGTTTTCCAAGATGAGACATCTCTTGCAACTCATTTCCAGCAGGCCGCAGACACAAGTGGACAA AAGACATGCAATATCTGCCAGATGCTGCTTCCTAACCAGTGCAGTTTTGCATCACACCAGAGAATTCATCAGCATAAATCTCCATACACGTGTCCTGAATGTGGAGCAATCTGCAGATCTGTCCACTTCCAGACCCATGTCACTAAGAACTGCCTGCATTATACCCGAAGAGTTGGTTTTCG CTGCGTGCACTGCAATGTTGTGTACTCTGACGTGGCGGCACTCAAGTCTCATATTCAAGGTTGTCACTGTGAAGTCTTTTACAAGTGTCCTATCTGTCCCATGGCATTTAAATCTGCTCCCAGCACACATTCCCATGCCTACACGCAACACCCGGGTATCAAGATAGGCGAACCAAA AATAATATATAAATGCTCTATGTGTGACACTGTGTTTACTCTACAACCTTTGCTCTATCGCCACTTTGATCAGCACATTGAAAACCAGAAGGTGTCTGTTTTCAAGTGTCCAGACTGTTCTCTTCTATATGCACAGAAACAGCTTATGATGGATCATATCAAG TCTATGCATGGAACTTTGAAAAGTGTTGAGGGGCCACCAAACCTGGGGATAAACCTGCCTCTCGGTACTAAACCCACAACTCAAAACTCAGCCAGTCACAACAAGGAAGACACAAAATCTGTCAACGGAACAGAAAAGTTGGAGAAGAAATCTCCTTCTCCCATAAAGAAAGCAGAACCTAAAAAAGTCACTAGTCCTGGCTGGACGTGTTGGGAGTGTGACAGGCTCTTCACTCAGAGAGACGTTTACATCTCCCACATGAGGAAAGAACATGGAAAG caaatGAAGAAACATCCTTGTCGGCAATGTGACAAATCTTTCAGTTCGTCCCACAGTTTATGTCGGCACAATCGTATCAAGCACAAAGGCATTAGGAAGGTTTATACGTGCTC GCACTGCCCAGATTCGAGACGTACTTTCACCAAGAGGTTGATGTTGGAAAAACATATTCAGTTGATGCACGGCATTAAAGACCCTGATGTGAAAGAAATGACTGAATCTACCAATATGGAAGAAAGGGAAGTAAAAGAAGACACAAAG GTTCCTAGTCCAAAGCGTAAATTGGAAGAACCTGTAATGGAGTTCAGACCTCCACGAGGTGCAATCACTCAGCCATTAAAGAAGCTGaagataaatgtttttaaagttcACAAGTGTGCAGTTTGTGGCTTTACAACAGAAAATCTTCTCCAGTTTCATGAACATATTCCTCAGCATAAATCTGATGGCTCTTCGTACCAATGCAGGGAATGTGGACTCTGCTACACATCTCACGTGTCCCTTTCCAGACACCTCTTCATTGTACATAAGCTGAAGGAGCCTCAGCCAGTATCAAAACAGAATGGGTCTGGGGAGGATAATCagcaagaaaacaaacccaaccatGAGGATGACTCTTCCAACAGTGCAGCATCAGACAGAAGATGCAAAGTGTGTGCAAAGACTTTTGAAACTGAAGCGGCCTTAAACACTCACATGAGAACACATGGCATGGCCTTCATCAAGTCCAAAAGAATGAGTTCAGCTGACAAGTGA